A single region of the Mustela lutreola isolate mMusLut2 chromosome 2, mMusLut2.pri, whole genome shotgun sequence genome encodes:
- the LOC131824731 gene encoding heterogeneous nuclear ribonucleoprotein A1: MSKSESPKEPEQLRKLFIGGLSFETTDESLRSHFEQWGTLTDCVVMRDPNTKRSRGFGFVTYATVEEVDAAMNARPHKVDGRVVEPKRAVSREDSQRPGAHLTVKKIFVGGIKEDTEEHHLRDYFEQYGKIEVIEIMTDRGSGKKRGFAFVTFDDHDSVDKIVIQKYHTVNGHNCEVRKALSKQEMASASSSQRGRSGSGNFGGGRGGGFGGNDNFGRGGNFSGRGGFGGSRGGGGYGGSGDGYNGFGNDGSNFGGGGSYNDFGNYNNQSSNFGPMKGGNFGGRSSGPYGGGGQYFAKPRNQGGYGGSSSSSSYGSGRRF; encoded by the coding sequence ATGTCTAAGTCAGAGTCTCCCAAAGAGCCTGAACAGCTGCGGAAGCTCTTCATCGGAGGTCTGAGCTTTGAAACAACCGATGAGAGTCTGAGGAGCCATTTTGAGCAATGGGGAACACTTACGGACTGTGTGGTAATGAGAGATCCGAACACGAAGCgctccagaggctttgggtttgtcacctatgccactgtggaggaggtggatgcagccatgaatgcaaggccacacaaggtggatggaagagttgtggaaccaaagagggctgtctcaagagaagattctcaaagacctggtgcccacttaactgtgaaaaagatttttgttggtggcattaaagaagacactgaagaacatcatctaagagattatttcgaacagtatgggaaaatcgaagtgattgagatcatgactgaccgaggcagtggcaaaaagaggggttttgcttttgtaacatttgatgaccatgattctgtagacaagattgtcattcaaaaataccatactgtgaatggccacaactgtgaagtaaggaaagcgctctctaagcaagagatggctagtgcttcatccagccaaagaggtcgaagtggttctggaaactttggtggtggtcgtggaggtggttttggtgggaatgacaactttggtcgcggaggaaacttcagtggtcgaggtggctttggtggcagtcgaggtggtggtggatatggtggcagtggggatggctataacggatttggtaatgatggaagcaactttggaggtggcggaagctataatgattttggcaattacaacaatcaatcctcaaattttggacccatgaaaggaggcaattttggaggcagaagctcTGGCCCTTATGGTGGTGGAGGCCAATACTTCGCCAAACCACGAAACCAAGGTGGCTAtggtggttccagcagcagcagcagctatggcagtggcagaaggttttaa